AGAGTATAAAAACAACTGTGCAAAGAGAATTACAGGTGGTGGAGTACTTTTTCATGGACATGACTTATCATATAGTTTAGTCCTGCCAAGTAGTGATTTTCAAGACTTGAGTGTAAAACAAAGTTATGAAAAAATTTGTCAGTTTTTATTGCTATTTTATAAAAACTTAGGTTTAAATAGCTGTTTTGCAAAAGACTCACCACATGTTACACTAAGTAAAAGTGAGTTTTGTCAAGTTGGATTTGAAGCTTATGATATTTTAGTAAATGAAACTAAAATAGGTGGAAATGCTCAAAAAAGAACAAAAAGAGTAATTTTCCAACATGGTTCAATTCCAATAAAAGGTGTAAATAATGATAAGAAGATTGGTTCAACATTAGAAGATTTTAATATAAATCTTAGTTTTGAAGAAGCCATAGAAAAAGTAATCAAGGCCTTTGAAAAAAGTTTTGAAGCAACATTGAAAGAATCTTCTTTAACAAGTAAAGAGAATGACAAACTAGTAAAACTATTAGAGGAAAATAAATGACAGTAGCAAAAAAAGTAAATTTTAAAAAACCAGATTGGCTTAGAAAAAAACTAGTTCCAACAGCTCAAAAAGAGATGGAAGCACTGTTAGGGAAACATGGACTTCATACAATCTGCCAAGAAGCAAAATGTCCAAATATTAGTGAATGTTATGCTAAAAAGAATGCTACATTTTTAATATTGGGGAATATCTGTACAAGAAGATGTACATACTGTAATGTACACACAGGAAAACCAACAGAAGTTGATATAGCAGAAGTTGATGGAGTTACAGAATCTGTACTTAAATTAGGACTTAAGTTTGTTGTTATTACAAGTCCAGCAAGAGATGATTTAAAAGATGGTGGAGCACAACAGTTTTATAGAGTTACTAAAAATATTTTAGAGAAATCTCCAGGTACACAAGTTGAGATATTAATACCTGATTTTCAAGCAAAAGAGGACTCTTTAAAAACTGTTGTTGATAGTGGTGCTGTTATAATTGGACACAATGTAGAAACAGTACCCTCACTTTATCGTGTAAGAAAAAATGCTTCTTACAAAAGAAGTTTACAAGTTTTAAAAAGATTAAAAGAGTTAGGTGGCGATAAAATCAAAACAAAAAGTGCTTTGATGGTAGGACTTGGAGAAACAGAAGAAGAGATGGTTCAAGTGTTTAAAGACTTACTTGAAGTTGGATGCAAATTTTTAAGTATTGGACAATATTTAGCTCCATCAGGAGATTATGAAACAGTAAAAGAGTTTGTAAAACCAGAACAGTTTGAAAGATATAAACAAATTGCTTTAGATCTTGGTTTTGATTTTGTACATAGTACTCCATATGCTAGAAGTTCTTACTT
The window above is part of the Malaciobacter marinus genome. Proteins encoded here:
- a CDS encoding lipoate--protein ligase family protein, with amino-acid sequence MKKNKIFRLILSTNENAKINMGIDKVLVNSFENDNLPILRLYTWQKSFTVGLSQKCEDYPTYIKEYKNNCAKRITGGGVLFHGHDLSYSLVLPSSDFQDLSVKQSYEKICQFLLLFYKNLGLNSCFAKDSPHVTLSKSEFCQVGFEAYDILVNETKIGGNAQKRTKRVIFQHGSIPIKGVNNDKKIGSTLEDFNINLSFEEAIEKVIKAFEKSFEATLKESSLTSKENDKLVKLLEENK
- the lipA gene encoding lipoyl synthase encodes the protein MTVAKKVNFKKPDWLRKKLVPTAQKEMEALLGKHGLHTICQEAKCPNISECYAKKNATFLILGNICTRRCTYCNVHTGKPTEVDIAEVDGVTESVLKLGLKFVVITSPARDDLKDGGAQQFYRVTKNILEKSPGTQVEILIPDFQAKEDSLKTVVDSGAVIIGHNVETVPSLYRVRKNASYKRSLQVLKRLKELGGDKIKTKSALMVGLGETEEEMVQVFKDLLEVGCKFLSIGQYLAPSGDYETVKEFVKPEQFERYKQIALDLGFDFVHSTPYARSSYLAHEYLSNEKNTI